The nucleotide sequence TAAGGTCTATCAAATCATTTGCTCTCGGTTTTGCAATATTCACTGTGGTATTCTGACGACTCAGTTGGTTCGTGAATTTCCCATTTAGAACTATAgtttgttgtggttgttgtggtGGTAATGGTGACTGCATTaagtacacacacacatatatacacGCATATGATAAAATAAGTGAAATGAAATGAACAGATACAACAAAAGATTGTAGATGCTTACATTGGACATAATTTGTTGAACGTTAGACTGATTAGGTAATTGTAAAGGATGCTGTGCCTCCACAGGTTTGGCTACAACTAATGCTGCAGGTGTTATAGTAGGCACAATGTTTGGAGATTGAGTGTGGCTTTGGGAGACTACGACATTTTGAGCTGCTACTGTTTCAATTCGCCTAGGTGGTCTTATCTTGATTCCTCTCCTTGGACTGGCTGAATTATTAGTATCAGTACTAGGGGTATTTAATGTGGTATTACTGTTACTCGAAATGTTTGCCGATTTTATATTAGCGTTCGGTTGCATTTGCCGCAAACATTGCATTCCGTGGTCCTATAcagaaataatagtaataacatcTAGGAATAATAACACAtcgtgtaaaattaatttttatatatgtatatgtaccgTTATAAAATTAACTTGTAACCCGACGGATCTATTAATTTTAATCGGCGGAACAGGTTTATCATTATTAGCACGTCGATCCGCAGCGTTACGACTTAGGACCATTTCAAAATCCTTGATCTGTTTGGTCAATTGTTGACACTTTGCACGTGTTACCTCCTGATTTCTTTCCGATATACGTGCCTGTTCCCTTAATTTACCAATTTCTCCACGCATTGTGATTGTTTCAACTATTTTCTGTATTAGAAGATCTTCTAATTCCTTAAAGAATTGATTAATATATTAGAAtgtattagaataatattagtATCTCTGAGATTCAACTATTTTTAACGTACTTCTTGTTTCAATTTCGGCAATTTCTCCTTCAGATCTCTTTGGAAAAATTTGTTAACATAATCGAGTTGTTTAATGCTATCGGAATCATTCtctttcgaagataattcgtcAGATAATGAGTCTGTATTTACTTTGATTTTCTTGATACTACCGTTCATCGTTATATTATCCAGATCGGAACAGTTACGTTTTAAAGACGGTGGAGATAGAGATCGTACATCTTCATTTACCTTATGATTaacaattacaaatttttctGAACTATCGCTAGACTCCAAATCACTGTCGTGATTTAAAAATTTCTTTCGTATGATTTCTTCTGCATTCTTGGCAGTTTTTCTCTTTTGCCTTCCACTCTCCCTAACTGTAACAAGATGCCATAATAACAAATGCATCATTAATAAgagtattaaataaattaatataagcCTGCATAGATGAagaatataatgtattatacaaAAAAGTGAATTACACTTTTTGACCATTATCAGACATGCAATTTAATTGTTGGTTTGAACTCGTAAATATAATGTACCAAGATGAAGGAGTGAGAACAAAAAAAATGTGTATGAAAGATTTTGTTAAATATAgttgtttaaaaatatattcaaaCGTTATTAATAGTAAAGAACACTTAATTATCATTACTAAAGATATATGCTATGTATAATTACAtaagatataattataaaatatagaaagaaAGGAAAACGTAAGAGAGAGTAAGCAGTATATGTATAAGAAATCTGAATTCCACAGATGGTTATTCCAACAACGTAAAGCATGTCATACCTTGCTTATCTTCTTCCGAAACAGCTTCTTGTGCTGCCGCGATCATTTTTTTTGTTCGTCTTCTCCTTCTTTGAGGATTTACTGGATTGACTGGAACTTCAACTTTTTTCTCATTAACATCATTATCCATTACTTTATTAGTAAGACCTAACAAATCGTTTTGCGATTCAACGCTAGGTACATTATTTTCATCCAATATGGATACCATCTTTTCAGTATGTActgaagaatttactatagggCTTTCGTTTTTTACAGATTTTACATTTTCCTTGGTGACAGTATTATTTCGTTCCTGAAGCTTAGTACTAATTGGATGATCATCAGAAACAAGTAATTGGAGTAATTTAGAAGTATTTGTACTATTATCACTATCATTTAATCGGGCTTTATCACATTTTTCACCATTAATAAATGGCTCAAATAtcgtattattttgttttacttcGGTTTCCTTACTACCTTCTCTATTCTTTTGAtcatttaatataatatcatttgTCTTGGGGGTATGAGTTTCAACAATTGTATTTGATTGTGCATCTTGCACAAATACATCGTCCTTATCGGTTAAGATTTCCTTTTTATGACTTTCCACTTTTTTAGTTACTGCTAATGCATTATTTACTGTACTTCCCTTGTGTGCATCATGCTCGATTACCTCTATCATCTCAGTAATTTCTATACAATGTTGAGTCGAAGTGAGTCCACAATCCCCAACTACCTTTTTTTCACTCGAACCTAAACTGACTTTTTTATTGACAATGGCattatcttttttattattttcgtcATTCAGTTCAATGAACTCTACATCTTCGTTATTGGACAAATTTTTGCGATTTTCGGTTAATAATGTTGCCAGCGTATTAAAATTACTAGAATCCTGTGAACCATTACAATCAAACTGAGCATTACCTGTATCAATATTCTCTTCCTCTTTAACACCTTCTTTATTTTCATGCTGGGATTTTTGTGAAGGACATGTAATTACGCCATTAGAGGACTCATTTGTAGTATTGATATCAATAAACGTATTATTTTTACATTCCTTATTATTAGACGGCATTGCCGAATTCTCTTGCACAGATTTCGTTTCATTCTCCAATCCCAAAGGGTCATTAACACGATTGATATCAGTAACATCTTTTTCTAAATCTTCGAGGCTAATATCTTTCGAAAAATCGTAGGTCAATAAATCATCGTTATTCTGTTCACTACTGATTGGAGTTTTACTAACTAAGTcattatatttttcaatttcattCTTATTAGCACAGTTTTCATCCTTGATGCTGGTGTCAGCTACAGTTCTTGAAGATAAGTTTGCATCTGGAGGGGACATAACATTTTGGTCAACATCACTTTGAGCATTAAATCTCTTCGTAGGAGAAGGTTTGAAAGTTCTTGTTTGTTCTCTATGATATATAAAGTTGGTATATGAATTAAACATTCCATTGCCTCTTCCTTTTTCAAAAGGAACGAATGCATTGTGAAATCTAGTATTGTAATTGTATGGATTTCTAAATTGTCCTCTAGGTGCCAAATACCGATGCCTGACATAAGGGAAACGATTGACATAGGGAAACCGACTGTAAGGGGTACTTGCAAACCTCCCTTGAAACTCATAATTTGGCCATGGATAGCGAGGCATGACATTAATCATTTGTGGCCTCATCAATCCATTTAGATTTCTTTTGGTATCCTTTGCATGATGTGTTAATACTTTGTCACCCATGGAAACATTACCTGAACAATGTTCCTCTTCCTTTCTTTCCCTCGAAGGAGTTGTGTCACtcttcatttcatttttttcaGGAACAGGTGAATCTTGCACATCTTCATTCCCTCCACATGTCACGTCTGCAATCCAAGTTTTCAAAAATAAATgtactttttattttaaaaattatatgtgaTGAGACAGTGAATGACCTTGGAGATACAatgttatataataatgataatgtgtTTTATATGAATATTCAAAGTAGGTAGCTTacctatttttatattttttggcTTATGTTCTTTATCGTCTAAGACAGATGTCAAAATATCATCTGGCTCAGCCTCATCATCATCAGATAATCTTAAACGCATACTATCATCTGAAAGTGCATCCTCTTCATCGCCATCATCGCCTCCATATAATAATtcatcttctttttcttttgatAATTCATCAATATGATGCGCATTGATACAAGACAATGAACGTATAGAGTCAGTACTATGTACAGACTTGCTTCTTAAAGCCTCCATTGTAAAAAAAGGTAAGATATGCAAGACAGTGTCACAGGTCACCCATTTATCTCCAAAAATTAATATCTTTTAATCTGTAAGTGATCACTATGTATGAGAtacttttatttgaaaatactgTGTATTTAAATAGTCAAGTATACTAATTTCAGATTTAGTAAATATGGCAACACAAAATGTCtttgtttaattttttaattgattaattaattatacataGTTGTGAGATTACAAATCATATTTTGTACAACATTGTTtgatacaaaaaattaaaaataaaattaatatttttaaactaattgatgttataaaaatttattacaattcTATGTTTTGATAAATTATAATAAGTTTTGAGTATTTTCGAATAAATGATCGCGCGAAAGAAAGGCACACTCTCTCGTTTAAGAAGTAAACATTCACTGTGGAAACAAAGGCGCTAAAAATTGTAAACCTACAGATCCTCCAAATCGATGTAGCCCACTCGGTGTCATAACTTTGTTAACTATATCACTCACGTACAAAATTGTTACGTTGTGTTAGATACAATTTTCGTTACGATCTATGTTACAGAGTCAACTTTTCTTTTAACGTAGATGAAGATAATACAATTTGGGCCCCTCGATGACGCGCCAACATGAGTCGTCCCTGGCCCATAAGTACTCAACTAACAAAAATGGCGGACTGAAGTTGTATATCTAACGACAGTTACTGTATCAAGTAACACGTGTACTCCATTGTCCGAATCAATGGATgtcgatattattatttaatagatAAGAATTAACGTCGGTTTTTCATTTATAGTATACTGAaaagatatatataatacagtaaatGTACAATTCGTATGTCGTATTACCAACATATAAAAAGTCaaaatttttgataaaaaaacaaatgaatgtgAAATCCAATATGTATATGCACAACACAAATAGTTTCAATGAACAACCACATTAAATGACAGTAAAATGAATACAATTTCTACTATGAAAACTTATGTTCAGAAAGGCGGGATTCTCGGTAGACTAGTCTATTGAACGAGTACAGCCGAACGTAGGCCCCGACATGCGTCCTCACGAAAATCAACGATTGCACACGACGTTGTCCAATATGGCGTCATGATTTGCCCCAGCTAAACTAATTTCCAataaattaaagtaaataaattcGGATATATAATGTCCTCATGTTAGAAACGCTCGCGTCAGCAATAAAGCTTTGAATAATAATCTTATCTTTTACTTCTATACTGATTCGATACTTGAAATCACAAAAAGGTCACACTTACTGTTTCCCCCACTTCTGTTCTTTCCTTCCACTACTTAATACTTCACACTGCTAATATTATTTGCAGTACAGTAAAAATATGAATACTTTTTTCTCACTATTAACAGTTCTACTGTCCATTTGTTTTTCTTAGTTACAACAAAGAATGGGATGCAAAAGTTAATACAAGTTCCGTTTGCATTATCAAATACCTTTTTGTAAGAGTGTATTTTTCCTTTATTGTGCAagaatttcgaaaatttttaTCTATTACttaatgtaatatttaaatGTTAATAATTGTTTTCTAAACAAATTGTACACGAAAAGTAGAAGTAAATGTTTTCAAAGATTATTTTCTAAGTTGCAAGTATTTATATTGAACGTTTGATAAGTAACCCCACCCCTTTTCTTTCTGCGCCAACTAGCAAGGTCAACATGCGTCACAATCGTAATATAACGCGTTTCTTTACTGAGTGGGAGACTCATAAAACTTACGATGCTACTCATTacttaaaatttataatataaaaaattcattcTACCAATCAATTTATCGTATATCATACCACGtatgttttatttataattacgaaaaaatattattttgctaTGTAGTTCAAATTAATACAGTTATAAAATTTTAGAATCATAAGTCCAAGTCATTATTTCCAAATGAGAATCCTAATTTGGCTGTTATTACCAAAATACAACACAAAAAGCATTTAACTAGACtttctttattatattacattgttcGAAATATGTAATACTTGATTATACACCTAACTGAGCAACAATAATGCAATTAACATACGTATGTATGAATGTGTATATGTATTTATAGCAAAGACCATAGTATGTATGTGTTACGTATCCAAACGTTCCACCGTTAGTGTTTTACACATGCGCGGTGAATTATGCTTATGCGGAATGTACTGCTTGCGAAGCTCAAAAactatctattatatatttt is from Megalopta genalis isolate 19385.01 chromosome 12, iyMegGena1_principal, whole genome shotgun sequence and encodes:
- the wde gene encoding fibronectin-III type domain-containing protein windei isoform X2, coding for MEALRSKSVHSTDSIRSLSCINAHHIDELSKEKEDELLYGGDDGDEEDALSDDSMRLRLSDDDEAEPDDILTSVLDDKEHKPKNIKIDVTCGGNEDVQDSPVPEKNEMKSDTTPSRERKEEEHCSDANLSSRTVADTSIKDENCANKNEIEKYNDLVSKTPISSEQNNDDLLTYDFSKDISLEDLEKDVTDINRVNDPLGLENETKSVQENSAMPSNNKECKNNTFIDINTTNESSNGVITCPSQKSQHENKEGVKEEENIDTGNAQFDCNGSQDSSNFNTLATLLTENRKNLSNNEDVEFIELNDENNKKDNAIVNKKVSLGSSEKKVVGDCGLTSTQHCIEITEMIEVIEHDAHKGSTVNNALAVTKKVESHKKEILTDKDDVFVQDAQSNTIVETHTPKTNDIILNDQKNREGSKETEVKQNNTIFEPFINGEKCDKARLNDSDNSTNTSKLLQLLVSDDHPISTKLQERNNTVTKENVKSVKNESPIVNSSVHTEKMVSILDENNVPSVESQNDLLGLTNKVMDNDVNEKKVEVPVNPVNPQRRRRRTKKMIAAAQEAVSEEDKQVRESGRQKRKTAKNAEEIIRKKFLNHDSDLESSDSSEKFVIVNHKVNEDVRSLSPPSLKRNCSDLDNITMNGSIKKIKVNTDSLSDELSSKENDSDSIKQLDYVNKFFQRDLKEKLPKLKQEELEDLLIQKIVETITMRGEIGKLREQARISERNQEVTRAKCQQLTKQIKDFEMVLSRNAADRRANNDKPVPPIKINRSVGLQVNFITDHGMQCLRQMQPNANIKSANISSNSNTTLNTPSTDTNNSASPRRGIKIRPPRRIETVAAQNVVVSQSHTQSPNIVPTITPAALVVAKPVEAQHPLQLPNQSNVQQIMSNSPLPPQQPQQTIVLNGKFTNQLSRQNTTVNIAKPRANDLIDLTDEEEKSKGTTSVPIVTTTITDQQINLAQKAQPCFQRVIQTIPGNVAITNQPPSIRVVQPASQPTPTALVNNMSAPRLAYVMQSGVGPTRLLQIAPNSATIRPVTSCNRTSFPTLTYKTGISTVANGTVRVLTTSAPSNIQLNKHPAPLPDTRNHAINPLWKLPPPAPSLKISKVANGIVLSWNMNLSDKYADIVSYQLYAYQEVAGIPPSTSSWKKVGDVRALPLPMACTLTQFSEGNNYYFAVRAVDTHSRKGQYSTPGNISL
- the wde gene encoding fibronectin-III type domain-containing protein windei isoform X1, giving the protein MEALRSKSVHSTDSIRSLSCINAHHIDELSKEKEDELLYGGDDGDEEDALSDDSMRLRLSDDDEAEPDDILTSVLDDKEHKPKNIKIDVTCGGNEDVQDSPVPEKNEMKSDTTPSRERKEEEHCSGNVSMGDKVLTHHAKDTKRNLNGLMRPQMINVMPRYPWPNYEFQGRFASTPYSRFPYVNRFPYVRHRYLAPRGQFRNPYNYNTRFHNAFVPFEKGRGNGMFNSYTNFIYHREQTRTFKPSPTKRFNAQSDVDQNVMSPPDANLSSRTVADTSIKDENCANKNEIEKYNDLVSKTPISSEQNNDDLLTYDFSKDISLEDLEKDVTDINRVNDPLGLENETKSVQENSAMPSNNKECKNNTFIDINTTNESSNGVITCPSQKSQHENKEGVKEEENIDTGNAQFDCNGSQDSSNFNTLATLLTENRKNLSNNEDVEFIELNDENNKKDNAIVNKKVSLGSSEKKVVGDCGLTSTQHCIEITEMIEVIEHDAHKGSTVNNALAVTKKVESHKKEILTDKDDVFVQDAQSNTIVETHTPKTNDIILNDQKNREGSKETEVKQNNTIFEPFINGEKCDKARLNDSDNSTNTSKLLQLLVSDDHPISTKLQERNNTVTKENVKSVKNESPIVNSSVHTEKMVSILDENNVPSVESQNDLLGLTNKVMDNDVNEKKVEVPVNPVNPQRRRRRTKKMIAAAQEAVSEEDKQVRESGRQKRKTAKNAEEIIRKKFLNHDSDLESSDSSEKFVIVNHKVNEDVRSLSPPSLKRNCSDLDNITMNGSIKKIKVNTDSLSDELSSKENDSDSIKQLDYVNKFFQRDLKEKLPKLKQEELEDLLIQKIVETITMRGEIGKLREQARISERNQEVTRAKCQQLTKQIKDFEMVLSRNAADRRANNDKPVPPIKINRSVGLQVNFITDHGMQCLRQMQPNANIKSANISSNSNTTLNTPSTDTNNSASPRRGIKIRPPRRIETVAAQNVVVSQSHTQSPNIVPTITPAALVVAKPVEAQHPLQLPNQSNVQQIMSNSPLPPQQPQQTIVLNGKFTNQLSRQNTTVNIAKPRANDLIDLTDEEEKSKGTTSVPIVTTTITDQQINLAQKAQPCFQRVIQTIPGNVAITNQPPSIRVVQPASQPTPTALVNNMSAPRLAYVMQSGVGPTRLLQIAPNSATIRPVTSCNRTSFPTLTYKTGISTVANGTVRVLTTSAPSNIQLNKHPAPLPDTRNHAINPLWKLPPPAPSLKISKVANGIVLSWNMNLSDKYADIVSYQLYAYQEVAGIPPSTSSWKKVGDVRALPLPMACTLTQFSEGNNYYFAVRAVDTHSRKGQYSTPGNISL
- the wde gene encoding fibronectin-III type domain-containing protein windei isoform X3, yielding MEALRSKSVHSTDSIRSLSCINAHHIDELSKEKEDELLYGGDDGDEEDALSDDSMRLRLSDDDEAEPDDILTSVLDDKEHKPKNIKIDVTCGGNEDVQDSPVPEKNEMKSDTTPSRERKEEEHCSGNVSMGDKVLTHHAKDTKRNLNGLMRPQMINVMPRYPWPNYEFQGRFASTPYSRFPYVNRFPYVRHRYLAPRGQFRNPYNYNTRFHNAFVPFEKGRGNGMFNSYTNFIYHREQTRTFKPSPTKRFNAQSDVDQNVMSPPDANLSSRTVADTSIKDENCANKNEIEKYNDLVSKTPISSEQNNDDLLTYDFSKDISLEDLEKDVTDINRVNDPLGLENETKSVQENSAMPSNNKECKNNTFIDINTTNESSNGVITCPSQKSQHENKEGVKEEENIDTGNAQFDCNGSQDSSNFNTLATLLTENRKNLSNNEDVEFIELNDENNKKDNAIVNKKVSLGSSEKKVVGDCGLTSTQHCIEITEMIEVIEHDAHKGSTVNNALAVTKKVESHKKEILTDKDDVFVQDAQSNTIVETHTPKTNDIILNDQKNREGSKETEVKQNNTIFEPFINGEKCDKARLNDSDNSTNTSKLLQLLVSDDHPISTKLQERNNTVTKENVKSVKNESPIVNSSVHTEKMVSILDENNVPSVESQNDLLGLTNKVMDNDVNEKKVEVPVNPVNPQRRRRRTKKMIAAAQEAVSEEDKQVRESGRQKRKTAKNAEEIIRKKFLNHDSDLESSDSSEKFVIVNHKVNEDVRSLSPPSLKRNCSDLDNITMNGSIKKIKVNTDSLSDELSSKENDSDSIKQLDYVNKFFQRDLKEKLPKLKQEELEDLLIQKIVETITMRGEIGKLREQARISERNQEVTRAKCQQLTKQIKDFEMVLSRNAADRRANNDKPVPPIKINRSVGLQVNFITDHGMQCLRQMQPNANIKSANISSNSNTTLNTPSTDTNNSASPRRGIKIRPPRRIETVAAQNVVVSQSHTQSPNIVPTITPAALVVAKPVEAQHPLQLPNQSNVQQIMSNSPLPPQQPQQTIVLNGKFTNQLSRQNTTVNIAKPRANDLIDLTDEEEKSKGTTSVPIVTTTITDQQINLAQKAQPCFQRVIQTIPGNVAITNQPPSIRVVQPASQPTPTALVNNMSAPRLAYVMQSGVGPTRLLQIAPNSATILYL